A region from the Polaribacter sp. Hel1_33_78 genome encodes:
- the ruvA gene encoding Holliday junction branch migration protein RuvA, giving the protein MITQVRGRLVEKNPTEVVIDCNGVGYLLHISLNTFSSLPDSENVVLFTHLSIREDAHTLFGFINKTEREIFKLLISVSGVGPSIARTMLSSMTSEEIQNAIASENVPLIQAVKGIGIKTAQRVIVDLKDKIMKTFNIDEISINSSNTNKDEALSALEVLGFNRKQSEKVVSAVLKENHEASVEQIIKSALKNL; this is encoded by the coding sequence ATGATTACACAAGTTAGAGGTAGATTGGTAGAGAAAAACCCAACAGAAGTTGTTATCGATTGCAATGGTGTTGGTTATTTGTTGCACATTTCTTTAAATACTTTTTCTAGTTTACCTGATAGTGAAAATGTGGTTTTATTTACGCATTTATCTATAAGAGAAGATGCACACACGCTTTTTGGCTTTATCAATAAAACAGAAAGAGAAATTTTTAAATTATTAATTTCTGTTTCAGGTGTTGGTCCGAGTATTGCACGAACAATGCTGTCATCAATGACATCAGAAGAAATACAAAATGCAATAGCTTCAGAAAATGTACCACTAATACAAGCTGTAAAAGGAATTGGAATAAAGACTGCCCAAAGAGTAATTGTAGATTTAAAAGATAAAATCATGAAAACGTTTAATATTGACGAAATTTCTATAAACTCAAGCAATACTAATAAAGATGAAGCGTTATCTGCTTTAGAAGTTTTAGGCTTTAATAGAAAACAATCTGAAAAAGTTGTGAGTGCAGTTTTAAAAGAAAACCATGAAGCTTCTGTAGAACAAATTATTAAATCAGCTTTAAAAAACTTATAA
- a CDS encoding NADP-dependent malic enzyme, giving the protein MSDSRKRHEALLYHAKPKPGKIEVVPTKKYATQHDLALAYSPGVAEPCLEIAKNKENVYKYTSKGNLVAVISNGTAVLGLGDIGPEASKPVMEGKGLLFKIFADIDVFDIEVDATDVELFIQTVKAIAPTFGGINLEDIKAPEAFEIERRLKEELDIPVMHDDQHGTAIISAAALKNAVEITEKDISKIKMVVNGAGAAAISCTRLYLKLGAKRENIVMCDSKGVIRKDRENLTSQKAEFATNQDINTLEEAMQNADVFIGLSMGNIVSPEMLLSMAKDPIVFAMANPVPEINYDLAIATRDDILMATGRSDHPNQVNNVLGFPFIFRGALDVRATKINEEMKMAAVHALADLAKQSVPEQVNIVYDEVSLTYGREYIIPKPFDPRLIYEIPPAIAKAAMDSGVALEPISDWKKYREELMERSGSGSKEIRMIHNRAKSNLKRIVFAEADHLDVLKAAQRVHEEKLGKPILLGRKELILALKEEIGFTADVPIFDPKTDEEKERRDRFGEAYWKRRQRKGRTLSEAKKLMRERNYFGAMLVNENEADALITGYSRPYPTVVKPMLELIEKEKGISKIAACNLMLTKQGPLFLADTTININPSAKDLVKITQMTSNLVKMFGMKPNIAMLSFSNFGSINTETSIKIKEAVTFIHRHYPDAIVDGEIQADFALNPEMLAKEFPFSKLNGKKVNVLIFPNLESANITYKLLKQVQGAESIGPVILGLSKAVHVLQLGASVDEMVNMAALACVDAQQREKNK; this is encoded by the coding sequence ATGAGCGATTCTAGAAAAAGACACGAAGCTTTACTGTACCACGCAAAACCAAAACCAGGGAAAATCGAGGTTGTTCCCACTAAAAAATATGCTACTCAGCACGATTTAGCGCTCGCGTATTCTCCCGGTGTGGCAGAGCCTTGTTTAGAAATTGCCAAAAACAAAGAAAATGTTTACAAATACACTTCTAAAGGAAATTTAGTAGCCGTAATTTCTAACGGAACTGCGGTTTTAGGTTTGGGTGATATTGGTCCCGAAGCGTCAAAACCAGTAATGGAAGGAAAGGGATTACTTTTTAAAATATTTGCTGATATTGATGTTTTTGATATTGAAGTAGACGCAACTGATGTAGAGCTTTTTATACAAACCGTAAAAGCAATTGCACCAACTTTTGGAGGTATAAATTTAGAGGACATCAAAGCTCCCGAAGCTTTTGAGATCGAAAGAAGGTTAAAAGAAGAATTAGATATTCCTGTAATGCATGATGACCAGCATGGAACCGCTATTATTTCTGCAGCAGCTTTAAAAAATGCTGTTGAAATTACAGAAAAGGATATTTCTAAAATAAAAATGGTTGTGAATGGCGCAGGTGCTGCCGCAATTTCTTGCACACGTTTGTATCTAAAATTAGGGGCAAAAAGAGAAAATATTGTCATGTGCGACAGCAAAGGTGTTATCCGAAAAGATAGGGAAAATCTTACTTCTCAAAAAGCAGAGTTTGCAACGAATCAAGATATAAATACATTAGAGGAAGCAATGCAAAATGCAGATGTTTTTATTGGACTTTCTATGGGGAATATAGTTTCTCCAGAAATGTTATTATCGATGGCAAAAGACCCTATTGTTTTTGCAATGGCAAATCCTGTTCCTGAAATCAATTATGATTTAGCAATTGCTACTAGAGATGATATTTTAATGGCTACTGGTAGATCAGATCATCCTAATCAAGTAAATAATGTACTTGGTTTTCCGTTTATTTTTAGAGGTGCTTTAGATGTAAGAGCTACCAAAATTAATGAAGAAATGAAAATGGCTGCAGTGCACGCTTTAGCTGATTTAGCGAAGCAATCTGTGCCCGAACAAGTAAATATTGTGTATGACGAAGTAAGTTTAACTTACGGAAGAGAATATATCATTCCAAAACCATTTGATCCAAGATTAATTTATGAAATTCCTCCAGCAATTGCCAAAGCGGCCATGGATTCTGGAGTTGCTTTAGAACCAATTTCTGATTGGAAAAAGTACAGAGAAGAACTAATGGAAAGATCTGGCTCTGGAAGTAAAGAAATTAGAATGATTCATAATAGAGCAAAAAGCAATTTAAAACGAATTGTTTTTGCTGAAGCTGATCATTTAGATGTCTTAAAAGCGGCACAAAGAGTCCATGAAGAAAAACTCGGAAAACCTATTTTACTCGGACGTAAAGAATTAATTTTAGCGCTAAAGGAAGAAATTGGCTTCACTGCCGATGTACCAATTTTTGACCCTAAAACTGATGAAGAAAAAGAGCGTAGAGATCGATTTGGAGAAGCTTATTGGAAAAGAAGACAGCGTAAAGGACGAACTTTATCTGAAGCAAAAAAATTAATGCGTGAGCGTAATTATTTTGGAGCTATGTTGGTCAATGAAAATGAAGCTGACGCTTTAATTACTGGCTACTCTAGACCCTACCCCACTGTTGTAAAACCAATGCTTGAGTTAATTGAAAAAGAAAAGGGCATTTCTAAAATTGCTGCTTGTAACCTAATGCTTACTAAACAAGGCCCTTTATTTTTAGCAGATACCACTATCAATATCAATCCTTCAGCAAAAGATTTGGTAAAGATTACGCAAATGACCTCAAATTTGGTGAAAATGTTTGGTATGAAACCAAATATTGCCATGTTGTCTTTTTCTAATTTTGGATCTATTAACACCGAAACATCTATAAAAATTAAAGAAGCAGTTACTTTTATTCATCGTCATTACCCTGATGCAATTGTTGATGGAGAAATTCAAGCAGATTTTGCATTGAACCCTGAAATGCTAGCAAAAGAGTTTCCATTTTCTAAATTGAATGGTAAAAAAGTAAATGTTTTAATTTTTCCGAATTTAGAATCTGCAAATATCACCTACAAACTACTTAAACAAGTTCAAGGAGCAGAATCTATCGGTCCAGTAATTTTAGGTTTAAGCAAGGCAGTGCATGTTTTGCAACTAGGCGCAAGTGTTGATGAAATGGTAAATATGGCAGCTTTAGCATGTGTTGACGCTCAACAAAGAGAAAAGAATAAATAA
- a CDS encoding DUF5686 and carboxypeptidase regulatory-like domain-containing protein, whose translation MKKIITLFFLFVSVTFIGQVKGKITDMKNNPLSFVSVYLDNTVTGATSNDNGDYILDLIRKGKYTIVFQFLGFKTVKKEVEISSFPFYLNVKLEEESVQLSEISISTKDNPANRIIRNVIANKDKNTDKFANYTAKFYSRGLYRIKDAPKKFLGQTLGDFGGGLDSTRSGIIYLSETISDIKFQKKPKNFKENIIASKVSGQDNGISFNRAEDANINFYENSVEFGNNLVSPLSTNAFSYYKFKLEGTFYDKNGRLINKIKILPKRKNDPVFNGSLYIVEDDWALYGADVSVTGAQVNIPVVDVLKLKQNYNYSDKNDAWVLISQSIDFRVNALGFKFDGRFSSAFSNYDFIPNFNEKTFTNEVLTFEKEATEKDSSYWITLRPVPLTTEEVKDYEVKDSLKVVRKSKKYLDSVNKKQNKVSFLSPITGYTYKNSFEKWSLSYDGLIKDLGFNTVQGFNTSMGVSYSKNINDKGNWWSAGVNVNYGFSEKIARPTFFFNKKWNNISRPRMSISVGVTTAQFNGRNPISKMDNLVRSLLRRENYLKIFEKEFAKIRYSEEIKNGIYFSSSLEYANRKPLFNTNNYSFARQSKTKPYTSNNPLDPTDYINTVFTEHSIASLKVGATFIFNQKYLSYPHRKFNIGNTKYPSLSLTYRKNFGASNSELNSDVFVANIRQNIDAGNYGKLAYNIGGGLFLKKKNIAFMDNLQANGNQLLFITDNQLSSFGLLEYYKFYTNDRYAEAHLEHNFKGSVLGKIPLINNLNFHLVGGVKSLFMADKKPYSEYSLGLDNIGFGKWRFLRIDYVKSFHAGIKNDGFLLRLNILN comes from the coding sequence ATGAAAAAAATTATTACCTTATTTTTTCTTTTTGTTTCAGTAACTTTTATTGGGCAAGTAAAAGGGAAAATTACAGATATGAAAAACAATCCTCTTTCATTCGTGAGTGTCTATCTAGATAATACAGTTACGGGTGCAACTTCTAATGATAATGGCGATTATATTTTAGATCTTATTAGGAAAGGAAAATATACTATTGTTTTTCAGTTTTTAGGTTTTAAAACGGTAAAAAAAGAAGTGGAAATTTCTTCATTTCCTTTTTATCTAAATGTTAAGTTAGAGGAAGAAAGTGTGCAGTTAAGTGAAATTTCTATTTCAACTAAAGACAATCCTGCGAATAGGATTATTAGAAATGTAATTGCGAATAAAGATAAGAACACAGATAAGTTTGCAAATTATACAGCCAAGTTTTATTCACGTGGATTGTATCGAATCAAAGATGCGCCAAAGAAATTTTTAGGTCAAACTTTGGGCGATTTTGGTGGAGGTTTAGATTCAACAAGGAGTGGTATTATTTATCTCTCTGAAACTATTTCTGACATTAAATTTCAGAAAAAACCTAAAAATTTTAAAGAGAATATTATTGCGTCTAAAGTTAGCGGACAAGACAACGGTATCAGTTTTAATAGGGCAGAAGATGCAAATATCAATTTTTATGAAAACAGTGTCGAGTTTGGTAATAATTTGGTTTCACCTCTTTCTACAAACGCTTTTAGTTACTATAAATTTAAATTAGAGGGAACTTTTTATGATAAAAACGGAAGGCTTATCAATAAAATAAAGATCCTTCCAAAACGTAAAAATGATCCTGTTTTTAATGGGTCATTATATATTGTAGAAGACGATTGGGCGCTCTATGGCGCGGATGTTTCAGTTACTGGAGCACAAGTAAATATTCCTGTGGTTGATGTTTTAAAACTAAAACAAAATTATAATTATTCTGATAAGAATGATGCTTGGGTTTTAATCAGTCAAAGTATAGATTTTAGAGTAAATGCTTTAGGCTTTAAGTTCGATGGACGCTTTTCTTCTGCTTTTTCTAATTATGATTTTATACCTAATTTTAATGAAAAAACATTTACAAATGAGGTTTTAACTTTTGAGAAAGAAGCTACTGAAAAAGATTCTTCTTATTGGATTACTTTAAGGCCTGTTCCGTTAACCACAGAAGAGGTGAAAGATTATGAAGTTAAAGATAGTTTAAAAGTAGTTCGTAAATCAAAAAAGTATTTAGACTCAGTAAATAAAAAGCAGAATAAGGTTAGTTTTCTCTCTCCAATTACCGGTTATACCTATAAGAATTCTTTCGAAAAATGGTCTTTGTCTTATGATGGCCTCATAAAAGATTTAGGATTTAATACTGTGCAGGGTTTTAATACTTCTATGGGTGTTAGTTATTCTAAAAATATTAATGACAAGGGAAATTGGTGGAGTGCAGGTGTAAATGTTAATTATGGTTTTTCAGAAAAAATAGCAAGGCCAACATTCTTTTTCAATAAAAAATGGAATAATATTTCTAGACCAAGAATGTCTATTTCTGTTGGGGTAACAACTGCCCAATTTAATGGAAGAAATCCGATTTCTAAAATGGATAATTTAGTACGCTCTTTATTAAGAAGAGAAAATTATTTGAAAATTTTTGAGAAAGAGTTTGCTAAAATTAGGTATTCCGAAGAGATTAAAAATGGTATTTACTTTTCATCATCTTTAGAATATGCAAATAGAAAACCACTTTTTAACACCAATAATTATTCTTTTGCACGTCAAAGTAAAACAAAGCCTTATACTTCTAATAATCCTTTAGACCCAACAGATTATATAAATACGGTATTTACAGAGCATAGCATAGCTTCATTAAAAGTAGGTGCAACTTTTATCTTCAATCAAAAATATTTATCCTACCCTCATAGGAAATTTAATATTGGAAATACAAAATACCCATCTTTGAGTTTAACATACAGGAAAAATTTTGGAGCCTCAAATTCTGAATTAAATTCTGATGTATTTGTAGCCAACATAAGACAAAATATTGATGCTGGAAATTATGGGAAACTAGCTTACAATATTGGAGGAGGACTCTTTTTGAAAAAGAAAAACATTGCTTTCATGGATAATTTGCAAGCCAATGGAAATCAGCTGCTATTTATCACAGATAATCAATTAAGTAGTTTTGGCTTGTTAGAGTATTATAAGTTTTACACGAATGATAGATATGCAGAAGCACATCTAGAACATAATTTTAAAGGATCGGTTTTGGGTAAAATTCCTTTAATTAATAACCTAAACTTTCATTTAGTTGGAGGGGTAAAAAGTTTGTTTATGGCGGATAAAAAACCTTACTCAGAATACTCTCTTGGATTAGATAATATTGGTTTTGGTAAATGGCGATTCTTAAGAATTGATTATGTAAAATCTTTTCATGCCGGAATTAAGAATGATGGATTCTTATTAAGATTGAATATATTAAATTAA
- the moaD gene encoding molybdopterin converting factor subunit 1 gives MMKIKTLFFGITTDLVGTSNLDLELSEASTVEDFKNLLKKDYPQLENLDSYAIAVNESYATGDLILNGNDTVAVIPPVSGG, from the coding sequence ATGATGAAAATAAAAACACTTTTTTTTGGAATTACAACAGATCTAGTAGGTACTTCAAATTTAGACTTAGAGCTTTCCGAAGCCTCAACTGTTGAAGATTTTAAAAATTTGTTGAAGAAAGATTATCCTCAGTTAGAAAATTTGGATTCTTATGCAATTGCAGTAAATGAAAGTTATGCAACGGGTGATTTGATTCTAAATGGAAATGATACAGTTGCTGTAATTCCTCCCGTGAGCGGGGGTTAA
- a CDS encoding DUF3817 domain-containing protein, which produces MKSIFRVVSFLEGVSYLLLMSLGLYYKYALKDPSFVKMFGMPHGILFILYIILAIMLKKQMKWKNITLAIVLLASILPFGTFYIDKKYLR; this is translated from the coding sequence ATGAAAAGTATCTTTAGAGTTGTTAGTTTTTTAGAAGGAGTTTCTTACTTATTATTAATGAGCTTAGGCCTATATTATAAATACGCTTTAAAAGATCCAAGTTTTGTAAAAATGTTTGGAATGCCTCACGGAATTCTATTTATACTCTATATTATTTTAGCGATTATGCTCAAGAAACAGATGAAATGGAAAAATATAACTTTAGCAATAGTATTATTAGCTTCTATTTTACCTTTTGGAACTTTTTATATTGATAAGAAATATTTGAGATAG
- a CDS encoding molybdenum cofactor biosynthesis protein MoaE yields MKRTSIKITGKKLDLQECYSFVEDASCGGISAFIGVVRNDTQGKEVIQLDFSTYKPMAIKEMQKIADLALVKFDIHKIAIHHAEGMLQIGAIPVIITASAKHRKAAFRACEFAIDTLKESVPIWKKEHFSDGDVWVNAHP; encoded by the coding sequence ATGAAAAGAACTTCAATAAAAATTACAGGAAAAAAATTAGACTTACAGGAATGTTACAGTTTTGTAGAGGATGCTTCTTGTGGCGGAATATCAGCTTTTATTGGTGTAGTTAGAAATGATACACAGGGAAAAGAAGTAATACAGTTAGATTTTTCTACCTATAAACCAATGGCAATTAAGGAAATGCAAAAAATTGCAGACTTGGCTTTAGTAAAATTTGACATTCATAAAATAGCCATTCATCACGCAGAAGGCATGTTGCAAATTGGCGCTATTCCTGTTATTATCACGGCTTCAGCGAAACACAGAAAAGCGGCTTTTAGGGCTTGTGAATTCGCTATTGACACTCTAAAAGAAAGTGTGCCTATTTGGAAAAAGGAACATTTCTCTGATGGCGATGTGTGGGTAAATGCGCATCCTTAG
- a CDS encoding heme A synthase, which produces MKSRFPKIVQIAIISVYLIFLAGSIVRMTGSGMGCPDWPKCFGYYIPPTSEEQISWKPNTEFKKGFIIIKDEVLFVAENDVKTSSEFNKNNWKNYTKHDYAKFNKYHTWTEYINRLASVLSGFVFLFLIYGAAKFWKTKKIIPLLSFAAFFLMLFEAWLGKTVVDTNLKPTIITIHMVVGLVIIALLLQLKFIISDKKKVFKYNSIFNKLLLFSVIFSLIQIAMGTQVRQFIDEQVKLFGFENKEYSLMNPSFKFYFHRSFTIAIVLVNFGMFYLNQIKNLGYKLVNWIVFLIFLETITGILMYYAEFPLGTQAIHLLSGAILFGLQFYLWLQSRSVKNIQQ; this is translated from the coding sequence ATGAAAAGTAGATTTCCGAAAATTGTACAAATTGCAATTATTTCTGTGTATTTAATTTTTTTAGCAGGTTCTATTGTTAGAATGACTGGCTCTGGAATGGGTTGCCCTGATTGGCCAAAATGTTTTGGATATTACATTCCACCAACTTCTGAGGAACAAATTAGTTGGAAACCAAATACAGAATTCAAAAAAGGTTTTATCATCATTAAAGACGAAGTTCTATTTGTTGCTGAAAATGATGTCAAAACTTCATCAGAATTCAATAAAAATAATTGGAAAAACTATACAAAGCATGATTATGCTAAGTTTAATAAATATCACACTTGGACAGAATATATAAACAGATTGGCCTCTGTTTTATCAGGTTTTGTTTTCTTATTTCTAATCTATGGAGCAGCTAAGTTCTGGAAAACAAAAAAGATAATTCCGTTATTATCATTTGCGGCTTTCTTTTTAATGTTGTTTGAAGCTTGGTTAGGAAAAACTGTTGTAGACACCAATCTAAAACCTACAATTATTACTATTCATATGGTTGTTGGATTAGTTATAATTGCTCTTTTACTACAATTAAAATTTATTATTTCGGACAAAAAAAAGGTGTTCAAATATAATTCTATCTTTAATAAATTACTGCTTTTTTCTGTTATTTTCTCTTTGATTCAAATTGCGATGGGTACCCAAGTAAGACAATTTATAGATGAACAAGTAAAACTCTTTGGTTTTGAAAACAAAGAATATAGCTTAATGAATCCGAGTTTTAAATTCTACTTTCATAGATCCTTTACGATAGCGATTGTCTTGGTTAACTTTGGAATGTTCTATCTGAATCAAATTAAAAACTTAGGCTATAAGCTCGTAAATTGGATTGTCTTTTTAATCTTTCTTGAAACCATTACAGGAATTTTAATGTATTATGCAGAATTTCCTCTAGGAACACAAGCTATACATTTATTATCTGGTGCAATTTTATTTGGTTTACAATTTTACTTGTGGTTGCAGAGCCGCTCAGTGAAGAATATTCAACAATAA
- a CDS encoding cold-shock protein translates to MKKGTVKFFNESKGFGFVTEDDSNTEYFVHVSGLIDEIREGDTVEFDLKEGRKGLNAVDVRVL, encoded by the coding sequence TTGAAAAAAGGAACAGTAAAATTCTTCAACGAATCAAAAGGATTTGGATTTGTAACAGAAGACGATTCAAATACAGAGTACTTTGTACACGTATCTGGATTAATTGATGAAATTAGAGAAGGCGACACAGTAGAGTTTGACCTAAAAGAAGGTAGAAAAGGTTTAAATGCAGTAGATGTTAGAGTACTTTAA
- a CDS encoding ribonucleotide-diphosphate reductase subunit beta, whose product MSSKEPILQPNDNRFVIFPIQHNDLWEWYKKQQACFWTAEEIDLQSDVIDWTTKLTDDERYFIKHILAFFAASDGIVNENLAENFVNEVQYSEAKFFYGFQIMMENVHSETYSLLIDTYVKDEVEKDRLFRAIEVFPAIRKKADWALKWIESDSFAERLIAFAAVEGIFFSGAFCSIFWLKKRGLLPGLTFSNELISRDEGMHADFAVHLHNNHIVNRVSPERIREIIIDALNIEREFITESLPVSLIGMNSKLMTQYLEFVADRLLLEFGCEKEYEATNPFDFMEMISLEGKTNFFEKRVSEYQKAGVKSGGTGSISFDSDF is encoded by the coding sequence ATGTCTTCTAAAGAACCAATTTTACAACCTAATGATAATCGATTTGTAATTTTTCCAATTCAACATAATGATTTGTGGGAATGGTACAAGAAACAACAAGCCTGTTTTTGGACAGCAGAAGAAATTGATTTACAATCTGATGTGATTGATTGGACGACTAAATTAACAGATGACGAACGTTATTTTATAAAACATATTTTAGCGTTTTTTGCTGCTTCTGATGGAATTGTTAATGAAAATTTAGCAGAGAATTTTGTAAATGAAGTTCAATATTCGGAAGCTAAGTTTTTCTATGGTTTTCAAATTATGATGGAAAATGTTCATTCAGAGACCTATTCTTTATTGATTGACACCTATGTAAAGGACGAGGTAGAAAAAGATAGATTATTTAGAGCTATTGAAGTTTTTCCTGCAATTAGGAAAAAAGCAGATTGGGCTTTAAAATGGATTGAGTCTGATTCTTTTGCAGAAAGATTAATTGCATTTGCTGCAGTAGAAGGAATCTTCTTTTCAGGAGCATTTTGTTCTATATTCTGGTTAAAGAAAAGAGGATTATTACCCGGGTTAACTTTTTCTAACGAGTTAATTTCGAGAGATGAAGGTATGCATGCTGATTTCGCAGTGCATTTGCATAATAATCATATTGTAAATAGAGTCTCTCCAGAACGTATTAGAGAAATTATAATTGATGCATTAAATATAGAACGTGAGTTTATTACAGAATCTTTACCAGTAAGTTTAATTGGTATGAATTCAAAATTAATGACACAATATTTAGAGTTTGTAGCAGACAGATTATTACTAGAGTTTGGCTGTGAAAAAGAATACGAAGCAACAAATCCTTTTGACTTTATGGAGATGATTTCTTTAGAAGGGAAGACTAATTTCTTCGAAAAAAGAGTATCTGAATACCAAAAAGCTGGAGTAAAATCTGGAGGAACAGGAAGCATTAGTTTTGATTCAGATTTTTAG